AAGAACGAATATAGTCTTCATCACCTTCATAGTGCTCACACCTGTGCCTTCTCTTTCAAAGATAGGATTTAGAAAAAGGACGGCAAAGTCCTTTTCTTCTGTTTATCTATCGGTCAAGGACCTTTAGATATAAACCTGGATTAAAAAAAATTTCCCATTTTTCCTATACAAGGGACATAAACGAGAAGCTTTTTACTATATCCATTAGCAAAAATTTATCATTTTTCGCTAATTTTGTTCTCCGAATCCGTTCAGAGACTCCTCCAGAATCTCGCTTAAAGCAGAACTTGTCAGCAGATTTTTAGGAATTCCTAGGAAATGATGTGTTCTTAGATTTCTTTCTTTCTATTACTTCCCTTTCTTCCAGTCTGGATCTAGACCATGAATTTAAAGAATTTAACCCCGATCCGAGAAGGTTCTCCCTCCTGTAAATTCTGTGCGGGAGTCGGATTTCTTTTAGAAGAGAACGTAAAGAACTCCAGCTCCGGTGTTTTGTTACTTTGTTCCTGCGTGGGAGAGTCCTGCCCTTGTGGTGGTAAGGCTCCTTACATGGTCTACGATGAAAGCCAAAATAGAATGTTACCTTGCGTTTGTCATAACGCTAGAATGGAATTAGGCAAAGTAGAGTATTTGGTGAAGAAGGCGGGGATCCCAGCCAGATACAAATATAGAACCTTGGATCGAATGGATACCACCGAACTTTCTTTCTTAGCGGCTCATGACTGGGCAAACGATATCGTAATACAATGGAAAGAAAGAGAAAGAATACAACAAGGTTTGTATCTTTGGGGCGGAACTGGTTCCGGAAAAACACTTCTTGCATGTGCTATCTTAAATGAACTCATCCTTCGTTATGGTTTGGAATGTAAATACGCAAAGATCAATCGTGACTTTCTTTCTACA
This window of the Leptospira andrefontaineae genome carries:
- the zapE gene encoding AFG1/ZapE family ATPase; translation: MNLKNLTPIREGSPSCKFCAGVGFLLEENVKNSSSGVLLLCSCVGESCPCGGKAPYMVYDESQNRMLPCVCHNARMELGKVEYLVKKAGIPARYKYRTLDRMDTTELSFLAAHDWANDIVIQWKERERIQQGLYLWGGTGSGKTLLACAILNELILRYGLECKYAKINRDFLSTIRDSYQKESELHGMEQTIKKQFADVEVLVLDDFGANKESDWANSQLYDLIDTRYEEEKVTILTSNIPPTDWKDKAEGRIFSRLMEMAKQIHLDCPDYRLSHSAFGTH